GTCGCCGGAAGCAGAAGCTCGAGGGTCTCCCAGTGGAGGCGTCTCCATCGACGTCGGTGGAGGGTTCGAGTGGCGATGATGGTGGTGAGGTGGGGCAGGGTCCCCTCGACCAcctccctgacgtcagggagatggttcttGGGGCGTCGGCGGGCGGTCCGGCgtcccaaggaggaggaggagacggcgaCTCGGGGCAGATGAGCGCCCGCCCCACGGCCGAGGCCGATACGCCCGAGACGAGGGCATTGGGaaagcgcgccgtcagcccgctgggctcgacggcagaggtggagcaggcggctaTGGGGCCGGCTCCACCGAGGGTTGAGCGAGCGCCCGGAGTCCGGCGAAGGTCGGCCGGCCTCGGCGGATATGGGgaccgcgccaccgccgccgttgcagaggagggacGCGGTGAAGAAGCGGTTGAGCATCCGCTCGAGGTGAGCATTTTGCTAGTGAAGTTTTTTAACATCTCCTGCTTTTGTTTTGGTCGCGGGTCTGACCGTGTTTTGCCCTCAGccggaagcgtcaggcggaagtgCCTGCCTTTGCGCCGCGCAAGGCGCTCAAGGTGGGCACAGGTTCCATCGCCCCAGGGGCGGTGGAGGTACAGGAGTTGGTCGCCCAGGTAGGGGCTACCCAGGCGGTCGTGgggcgagaggaggaggaggagcctacacTCCGCGAGGCCATAGCACCTGCAGCTGTTGAGGCCGCTGTGGGTGCGGCCGAGACTCCCTCGGCCgtggaggccaccgagggcgaggtcgaggtcgaggccccctcggttgtcgaggccaccgagggcgaggtcgaggtcgaggcccccacAGTTGCCGAGGCCCTCCGGACCTCAGgggccgaggtggtggagatcgcgGCGCCCGGGAACTTTGGGGCCGAAGTGGTGGAGATCGCGGCGCCCGGGAACTTCAGGGCCGAAGTGGTGGAGGCCGGAGTGAGCACGGCGAGGGCGGCGGCCCTGGAGGTGGAGACAGAGGCGAGGCAAGCCTCAACCCTGCCGCCAATTCAGAGCGCGCTTCCGGTACAggggagcgcccgggaggcggaggtccgcCCGATCCCTGCCGACAATGCTTCCCGGGGGAAGGGGGTGGCCGATGCCGGGGCGACCAGCgtcgtggaacagccggcttTGGCTTCGGGCGAGGGAAGTGTGGCCCTCGTGCGAGTGCGGCCTGAGCtgtacgggtgggatcacccacgcgtctggtggcggagccgggatgaccccgagggggagcccatctttgcacttgaggacgtggccgagggggGTTGCTGggacaccctcgagcagtaccgcagCCTGGCGGAATGGTCGCTATGGAtagcgctgtccgtcgtggccAATGACCTGCCCGGGGTCTCGCAGGTACGTATACCCCTTTTCTCGTGTGACGTCGTCTTTCCCCGGGTTTATTCGTAGTGCTCAACTtgtgttctgcctatccaggagctcgaggcccggtccttcGGGAAGTCGCTGTTCCTTcggtgggagaggggcgtctgggacgaGCTCTGTCGGCAGAGGGAGCTGCTTGCCCACGCCAACAAGCTTCTGTCGGCGCGGAGCACGGAGGCGGAGGATCTTCGTCTTCGCTGTGACAACCGGGAGGCTGAGGCGGCCACGGCTCAGgggcaggtcgcccctttggcggcacgggtcaaggagctggaggaggaactGACCCGTGTGGCCAACGAGCGAGACGCCTCCAACTCCCGGGCGGAAGAAGTAAGGGCCACCGCCATAGCcaccgccgggcagctgggtgcggagcagcggGCGCACgagctgatgaaaggtgccttggcagaggctaccaaggcggccgaggcttccCAAGGCGAGGCCCTAAAATGGAGggaaaaggccaagggtgagtcccgcaGGCCTCGCGCCCCtgtttggcttgttttctttgaCGCTTAATCCCATTCTACTTGTTTTGGCGCAGGGTTGGACGATGAGGTCTCGCGGTTgaccgaggcctccgtcgcgCTGCAGACAGTGCTCAATCgcgagatcgaggagcacgacATGCTGCAGAGCGCCGCTCGCACCGTCTACGAGGCCCTGgagatggagggggttcaatcgggcagctcccttaggagccgcctgACTGCGTTGATTGGCCAAGCGCGTCAGCGATTGCGAGAGGCGCTACACACAGGCGTCAAacgtgccctggccgtcgtctcctcgcactacgccggcgTCGACGTCGAAGgcgtcagtgatggctatgtcctaTCCGAGGATGTCgttgaggccgaggaggagctgacGAGGCTGGAAGCGGCAGTcgagggccccggcacggcgttggcgaagctgttcgaagaggaggtggtccctccttcGCCGTCTACCGACGCGGGAGACCCTGCGCCTTGACCTGGGCCGAGGGGGCCATGTAATAAGTTAGATTTATTACTGTATCGTGACGTTTGTGGCCGTCAAGGCCTTTGTGAGGTGCTTGTATATATACGTTTTTTCTAAtcgttttattgtatttccgagcctctgtccTCTGTCTCGCCTCCGAACGTATCATCTGTAAAAACTCCCTTGGAGCCTAAGTTGTCCCTCGGGTAAAAGGTGGTAGGGAGTTGtcatagcccggaggcgtaggtcgTTCTCacagctcggccggccttttagccttgagacatacttttggtccttaggttctttACAAATGGTCTGTTAGAGCGCGctagagagagtttggcgtaggaatttaacTGAAAATCAATTAagaaatggtgtccgggacttaggggggttcccccccccttctagcccccgagggaggctcggccctGCGGAGGCATGGCCGAGTCTCCCTTGAAGCGTTATCGTGAAGCGTTTTACCTTCTGTTCCGATTTCTAGACAAGTCCTTTGAAAAAACCCCCTCGGAGCCTGGGCTGCCTCTCgagtgaaaggtggtgagggagttgccgtagcccggaggcgtaggcctaTCTCTCGGCTCGACCAGCCTTTTGCTCTTGAGGCGAACctctggtccttaggttttttttgTAATCGACTTGTCCTAGTACGGGACAGgttccccttgatgggggtttctcgaaaaattagaacaactaaagacgcttctttaatgtatttcgagaaacaaaatatgcaatgcttggaaatttaagggtagaaacgacgtagctgttctatgttctaagcgttggtgaggactttgcccttctcgttggctaacttgtaggtcccaggcttcagcacttgagcgacgatgtacggcccttcctagggtggggtcagcttgtggtggcccttgttgctctgcctcagtctcagcactaggtcgcccaccttcaggtctcggctttggacgcgccaggcttggtagcgtcgtagggcttgctggtacttggctgagtgtagcagcgcgacgtcttgggcttcctccagttggtcgagggtgtcttcgtgggcagtgcggttgctttgctcgttgtacgcctgtagcctcggggaaccgtattctaagtcaatggggaggatggcctcggctccatagaccaggaagaacggtgtgaatcctgtggctcggctcggggtgtttcttaggctccagatgactgacgggagttcggtaagccatttcttgccaaacttcttcaaccggttgaatattcttggcttaaggccttgtaggatcatgccgttggcacgctctacttggccattcgtcctagggtgtcctacggccgaccaggccacccggatgtggtggtcgtcgcagaacgtcaagAACTTGCGactggtgaattgtgtcccattgtcagtgatgatggtgttaggaaccccgaacctgtggatgatgtcagtgaagaatagaaccgcttgctcggatttgatttgcgtGATTGGgcaagcctcgatccacttggagaacttgtcgatggctaccagcaggtgggtgtagcccccgggggccttctgcagaggcccaaccatgtctagaccccacacggcgaatggccatgtgatggggatggtttggagggcttgggccgggaggtgcgtctgccgcgcatagtactgacatccctcgcaggagcgtactagcttggtggcgttggcaactgccgttggccagtagaaaccttggcgaaaggcgtttccgacgagtgtccgaggcgccgcatggtgcccgcaggctcccgcgtgcaagtcccaaagcagggcctgTCCTGCCTCGatagtgatacatcgttggaggacgcctgacgggctttgcctgtacaactcgcggtcacagaggacgtaagttttggctcgccGTGCAAGCCGTCAAGCTTTGGTCCTGTCTGCAGGGAGCTCTCCCCGGATGAggtaatcaaggaacgggactcgccagtccgtaccctggtcggcctcgggaggctctgctTCGATTTCCATGACTTCAGGCTCGACTGCGGAggtctcggcggcagagggggcctcgggcccttcgaCGGGCTTGACCGGTGAGTCATCTTCCGCCGCCGAGGTGCAGTCGATGGAAGGTTTGcagaggtctctggcaaagatgttcggggggaccggggccctcgccgacgccatctttgccagttcgtccgcggcctcgttgtactttcgcacaacgtggttgagttcgagaccgtcgaacttgttctctaggcgacgtactatcgtgcagtacgccttcattttggggtcatggcagcttgactctttcatcacctaatcgacgacgagctacgaatcaccccgtacgtcgagacgtcgcactccaagttcgatggtgatttgcaggccgttgacgagggcttcgtattcggccacgttgttggaggcggcgaagtgaagccggatcatgtagcgcatgtgtactccgaggggcgagaccaggagcaggcccgcgccagccccagtcttcatcagagacccgtcgaagtacatggtccagcattctgattggatctgagcgggtggcagctatgtgtcggtccactcggctacaaagttggccaggacctgtgatttgatcgctttccgaggcgcgaaagacaaggtttcccccatgagctcgacagcccacttggctattctacccgaggcctcccggttttggattatctctcccagaggaaaagacgacaccacagtcaccgggtgggactcgaagtagtgacgcagcttgcgtcgagccaagactacggtgtaaaccagcttctggatgtgggggtaacacgtcttagtctcagagagcacttcgctgatgaagtagacaggtcgttggacgggtagagcatgtcccttctcttgcctctcgactactacggccgcgctgaccacttgggtcgtcgcggtgatgtagagtaagaggtgctcgccctcggtgggcggaaccaggacgggggggttggtgagcagtgctttgagcctggcgagggcttcctcggcctcggcggtccaagaaaagcgctcgaactttctcaagaggcggtacaggggcaggcctttttcgccgaggcgcgagatgaatcggcttagggccgcaaggcatcccatgaccctctgcacccctttgaggtctcggatcgggcccatgttggtcatggccgagaccttctccgggttggcctcgataccacgttccgagactatgaatcccaagagcatgcctcgggaaccccgaagacacacttctcggggttgagcttgatgcccttctctctaagacaTGTGAAGACAACCTCCAAGTCaccgacgagatcaccggccttcctggacttgactacgatgtcatccacgtaggcctcgacggttcgcccaatgtgttcgccaaagacttggatcatgcaccgctggtaagtagcccctacgtttctgaggccgaacggcatggttacgtagcagtacatgccgaatggagtgatgaaagaagtcgcgagctggtcggactctttcatcttgatttggtggtaaccggaatacgcatcaaggaaggagagggtttcgcaccctgcagtggagtcgacgatttggtcaattcgtggtagtgggaatgggaccttcgggcacgctttatttagaccagtgtagtccacgcacatcctccacttgccacttttcttcctgactaatacagggttagccaaccaccctggatggaatacttccttgatgaacccggctgccatgagcttctgcacttcttcgccgatggccctgcgcttctcctcgtcgaaccggcgcaggcgctgctttgccggcctggagcccgcccagatatctaaggcgtgctcggcgacctcccttggtatgcccggcatatccgagggactccacgcgaacatatcgacgttcgcacagagaaagtcgacgagcacggcctcctatttgctgtcgagggtggcgctgatcttcagtcctcggccattggggacggtgggatcgacagggacgagcttgacggcctccgcgggctcgaaggtcccgacgcgccgcttggcgtcgggaacctcgctaccaagctggtcgagattggcgatgagggtctcggcctccacgatggcctcggcgtactcgatgcactcgacgtcgcagtcgtatgcatgttcgtacgtggacttgacggtgatgatgccgttggggcctgccatcttgagcttgaggtaggtgtagttggggaccgccatgaacttggcgtagcacgggcgccccaagatggcgtggtaagcccccttgaatccaaccacctcgaaggtgaggacctccttgcggtaattggagggagtgccaaagcagacggctaagtcgatgcgcccgaggggtcatgtgcgctttcctggcacgacgccgtggaagggcacggaaccgcctcggagccgtgactggtcgagctccaggagctccagagtgttgacgtagaggatgttgaggccgctgcctccgtccatgagcactttggtaagctgggtgttgccgacgatcgggtcgacgacaagcgggtactgcccggggtttggaacataatcggggtggtcatcccaatcaaaggtgattgcctcccgagaccaatcgaggtaccggggggtggccaccttgatcgagaagacctcccggcgttccctctttcgctggcgcgccgtgaggcatgccaagggtccgccaaagatcatgaaggcgttgcgtaccttggggaacccatcatctttatcgccgtccctctcgccggcgcccctttcCTGGCGTCATCGTCATCGAGGAGCCCAAGCCTAGCATAGTAAcgccagagcatggtgcactcctcgagggcatgcttcaccggaccttgatggtaaggacagggcttcttaagcatgtcgtcaaatagcccggggccccgggggcctcggggattcctgcgatctgctgtggcgacatggccggcctcgaggacctcctgcttccctgggtgacccttcttctttctcttggggacacGGGTgggtgaggcctcgggggcctcatccgtctgcttccccttggcgtcgttgttggggaagatggccccaaccgcctcttcgcccgaggcgaagttggtggtgatgtcgaggagtgcggccgctgtggttggtatgttccggcccaattctcggaccaggtctcggcaggaggtgccagagaggaatgcttggacgatttctgagtcaccgacgcggggcaactcggtgcatttcttggagaagcgctggatgaaatctcgaagagattcgtccggcttctggcggcaacctttgaggtcccaggagttcccggggcgcacgtaggtgccctagaaattcccgacgaagaccctcaccaagtcgtgccagtcgtggatctgtgcggggggaaggtgttcgagccaggctcacgctgagtctgacaagaacaaagggaggttgcggatgatgagcaggtcatcgtccgcaccacctagctaacaagccaggcgataatcggctagccatagctcggggttcgtctcgccgctatactttgtgaggttggcaggttgccggaaccgggctgggaagtgagcgttgcggatggctctactaaagacccgcgggccaggtggctcgggagaaggactgcggtcctcttcgctgtcgtagcgaccgcctcggtgtgggtggtagccccgggcggctccgttgtcgtggcgccgtcgcctaccaactacttcgtggtcgccttgtgcctcgcgttggtctccaggtcgatcgcgcaccgagggggccctgttggccGTTGGCGCGCGAGCaggctcgggacggaccgaggcatcctggccctgGCGAGGTtgcgccgtgggttgctccgaagtacctccgcgccggcgggaggcggaactttcggcctgctgcaccgcagcggtctcgaggaggtcgcggagctctccacGGACCCGTcacccctcggtggtggagggctcgggcattgctcggaccagcatcgcagccgctgcgacattctggctagcgcgattaaagattgggggtggctcacccccctcgttgtcgttgatgcggtgatggacatcgcgggccctccgtcgggctcctccgccctcaccgcgcccttgctgctcctgcttgagagtgtcccgaagccattgcagaaggagtcggtcttgttcgaccttggcttgaagctcgcggagctgctccaggtctgggcgtcgatgctccCCGCGGAcaggattctcgttccgtgctgctggGGCTTCGAGACACGGAGGTGTGGCATCACCCGCCCTtgcccggggcggggaatggttgcctgtcctctcgtcctcttcgcccacccttggcatcccgagcccgacgtggaagcactcacgagacggatcgtaagtcccttcgtcgtcggagtcggagtagccgaagcagtagtcgcttgcagtcatgaagcggcgcatggcttcgaGGTCACAAAGACTGGAGAAGtctgctccggcccacgcctcgtcttcttccgaggagtcggcgtgggcgtgcgccgatgttgcgggggagaagtcgagggcgaaacgttggtggagtcctgagggctctgcgtgcttggaagcataggcggaagcgaaggcggcggcggcgtttatcaacccgaaggggtacggggatggtgccattgccGGGCGCCGCTCCGCCGGGGCTGGCCCCTCAGGAGGTGGCAGGACAGAGCTCGATGACGAGGCATCGCCGGAATCTTTTCCTTGCCCAAGCTCAGGTTAGATAAGTCCCcgaccagggactctgtaccaacagctgGGCAAGGGATACCGGCGGAGCGCGGCGCGTTGCCCCGAGCTTGCGTGGTGTCGGGGCGGTCCCGctcgcgtcgcgcctggcgagTGCTACGGGAGCCACGGCCCGGAcgctgcctgcgcctgggctgcgggTCTGTGGTAACGTCGTCGGGCAGTGGAGCtcagggtgtgaggagtaccatatcgtatccacatcctagagacatgaactctaggctcccgaaccataccaccgtgctgagacgcaacggtcgtacggggtctgccatccggaacttactaggacgatgaagctaacacgcagcgtgcccctacctggcgcgccaactgtcggcgtttcggaccggggggtcctcaaccaacgagtgaatttgtgctgcgtgctcccgatttcggatggtgatgcaaagagatacaaggtttatactggttcaggcagtcgacgccctacgtccagtctgagagatcgatcttgtattccttgcaccggagtgctcgtagtagggggttacaagctaggtgagagagggagctagccccaggtctcggcgggggtggtgcgggctgcttgaggcgttgttctcaagcagcgtagaagtgtgtagttctattggtgagttcctctttctgctCGTTGTTCTCccgtccctagaaatggccccggtccctcccttttatactctaagggagaaccaggaacgtacatatgttgctacatagcgttctataaatggggatggcgtgtccgagccctgcagccggccactgttgtggtatggtcgatggagtggccccgtccttgtcgt
Above is a genomic segment from Miscanthus floridulus cultivar M001 chromosome 3, ASM1932011v1, whole genome shotgun sequence containing:
- the LOC136543250 gene encoding basal body protein 10-like, whose amino-acid sequence is MPDEPIDGIRMSAAPLSDEEVLRRVNEAVEGRQKIGGLSPFPMRPTLGYLSLRRVVNRAYAEAQKKKKDAKTAKHKKKIVERDALEKRRRKQKLEGLPVEASPSTSVEGSSGDDGGEVGQGPLDHLPDVREMVLGASAGGPASQGGGGDGDSGQMSARPTAEADTPETRALGKRAVSPLGSTAEVEQAAMGPAPPRVERAPGVRRRSAGLGGYGDRATAAVAEEGRGEEAVEHPLEVSILLVNRKRQAEVPAFAPRKALKVGTGSIAPGAVEVQELVAQVGATQAVVGREEEEEPTLREAIAPAAVEAAVGAAETPSAVEATEGEVEVEAPSVVEATEGEVEVEAPTVAEALRTSGAEVVEIAAPGNFGAEVVEIAAPGNFRAEVVEAGVSTARAAALEVETEARQASTLPPIQSALPVQGSAREAEVRPIPADNASRGKGVADAGATSVVEQPALASGEGSVALVRVRPELYGWDHPRVWWRSRDDPEGEPIFALEDVAEGGCWDTLEQYRSLAEWSLWIALSVVANDLPGVSQELEARSFGKSLFLRWERGVWDELCRQRELLAHANKLLSARSTEAEDLRLRCDNREAEAATAQGQVAPLAARVKELEEELTRVANERDASNSRAEEVRATAIATAGQLGAEQRAHELMKGALAEATKAAEASQGEALKWREKAKGLDDEVSRLTEASVALQTVLNREIEEHDMLQSAARTVYEALEMEGVQSGSSLRSRLTALIGQARQRLREALHTGVKRALAVVSSHYAGVDVEGVSDGYVLSEDVVEAEEELTRLEAAVEGPGTALAKLFEEEVVPPSPSTDAGDPAP